A genomic window from Pecten maximus chromosome 2, xPecMax1.1, whole genome shotgun sequence includes:
- the LOC117318561 gene encoding uncharacterized protein LOC117318561 isoform X1 gives MLLPKGEMGCGRSKHHSRESSMTDMDSDSKAKRNKTSKEKKKTNIEKKGHSEVTIDRPVPTVVSKRGQEVESGVLKSRRSTPAHNNGTVLQTLQTEIKVTVNEEKVIPNEITRGSLGMKEKTGDGQNQFIRVTNSQIEFFKMLDEKIEQGQEFTSEDNVSQASDPASTDILRKYTQ, from the exons ATGTTGCTACCCAAAGGAGAAATGGGGTGCGGTAGAAGCAAGCATCACTCCAGGGAAAGTAGCATGACGGACATGGACTCCGACTCTAAAGCTAAACGAAACAAAACGTCCAAGGAGAAGAAAAAGACAAACA TAGAGAAGAAGGGCCATTCTGAAGTGACGATTGACCGGCCTGTTCCTACTGTTGTTAGTAAGAGAGGACAGGAAGTGGAGTCTGGGGTGCTCAAGTCACGGCGTTCCACACCAGCCCATAACAATGGAACTGTCTTACAAACTTTACAGACAGAAATTAAAGTGACTGTCAACGAAGAAAAAGTTATTCCT aatgaaATAACACGTGGTAGCCTTGGTATGAAAGAAAAGACAGGAGATGGCCAAAATCAATTTATACG AGTAACAAATAGCCAGATAGAATTTTTCAAAATGCTGGATGAGAAAATAGAACAG GGTCAGGAATTCACGTCAGAAGACAATGTGTCCCAAGCAAGTGATCCTGCTTCCACAGACATTTTAAGGAAATATACACAATGA
- the LOC117318561 gene encoding uncharacterized protein LOC117318561 isoform X2, which produces MLLPKGEMGCGRSKHHSRESSMTDMDSDSKAKRNKTSKEKKKTNKKKGHSEVTIDRPVPTVVSKRGQEVESGVLKSRRSTPAHNNGTVLQTLQTEIKVTVNEEKVIPNEITRGSLGMKEKTGDGQNQFIRVTNSQIEFFKMLDEKIEQGQEFTSEDNVSQASDPASTDILRKYTQ; this is translated from the exons ATGTTGCTACCCAAAGGAGAAATGGGGTGCGGTAGAAGCAAGCATCACTCCAGGGAAAGTAGCATGACGGACATGGACTCCGACTCTAAAGCTAAACGAAACAAAACGTCCAAGGAGAAGAAAAAGACAAACA AGAAGAAGGGCCATTCTGAAGTGACGATTGACCGGCCTGTTCCTACTGTTGTTAGTAAGAGAGGACAGGAAGTGGAGTCTGGGGTGCTCAAGTCACGGCGTTCCACACCAGCCCATAACAATGGAACTGTCTTACAAACTTTACAGACAGAAATTAAAGTGACTGTCAACGAAGAAAAAGTTATTCCT aatgaaATAACACGTGGTAGCCTTGGTATGAAAGAAAAGACAGGAGATGGCCAAAATCAATTTATACG AGTAACAAATAGCCAGATAGAATTTTTCAAAATGCTGGATGAGAAAATAGAACAG GGTCAGGAATTCACGTCAGAAGACAATGTGTCCCAAGCAAGTGATCCTGCTTCCACAGACATTTTAAGGAAATATACACAATGA